Sequence from the Aulosira sp. FACHB-615 genome:
TCTCCAACTCATTTACTTTAGAATTATTCTCTGATAAACTTAAATTTATCGCTTCAGATAATTGTTCAACATGCAGCATTTCTAGTTTATGTTGAACTGTATGAGCAAATACTTGATGTAATAGTTTGGCATCACTAGGACTATCTTCTACCAACAGAACGCGAATTATCATTTTTTGCATAAAATATATTTATATAAGTTACTGCAATGAGCATTAAATTTCTTGATTGTGAAAATAATGCTCAATCATAATCGATATTGAACAATATAGAAAAATATCTATGAAACTGATAAGTCTGGTGGTAGGGTAACTGCCGTTAACCAAAAATCTTTAATTAAATGCACAACCTCAAGAAATTGATAGACATCAAGGGGTTTGGTTACATAACAATTAGCACTGAGATGATAAGAACGTAGTATGTCTTGTTCATCGGCTGAAGTAGTCAGCACTACAACCGGAATATGCTTCAAATTGGGGTCAGATTTAATTTCTGTCAGCACTTCTCGCCCATCCATCCCCGGTAAATTCAAATCAAGTAAAATTAAATCGGGACGAGGAGCATTAGCAAACTCTCCTTGCTGGCGTAGATAATTCATTGCTGTTTCACCATCTTCTACCCAGTGCAAGTTATTGGCAATCTTGGCATTGACAAAGCCTTTCATCGTGAGATTAGCATCGCTGGGAGAGTCTTCAACTAGCAAAAT
This genomic interval carries:
- a CDS encoding response regulator produces the protein MVNDSVEKTQVHRRVEILLVEDSPSDANLTMKGFVNAKIANNLHWVEDGETAMNYLRQQGEFANAPRPDLILLDLNLPGMDGREVLTEIKSDPNLKHIPVVVLTTSADEQDILRSYHLSANCYVTKPLDVYQFLEVVHLIKDFWLTAVTLPPDLSVS